Proteins co-encoded in one Quercus robur chromosome 8, dhQueRobu3.1, whole genome shotgun sequence genomic window:
- the LOC126696923 gene encoding uncharacterized protein LOC126696923 — MSIVCGLPILECVYCLACARWVWQKCLYTAGHESENWGLATAEEFENVPRLCRLILFGYEEDICNPLWAPPGGYGINPDWVFLRKDYEDTLGRVTPYMIYLDHDNADIILAVRGLNLAKESDYAVLLDNKLGQTKFGGGYVHNGLLKAAEWVFDAECEVLRELVERNPNYSLTFTGHSLGAGVVALLTLVVVQNLGKLGNIERKRIRCYAVAPARCMSLNLAVRYADIISSVVLQDDFLPRTTTALEDVFKSLICLPCLLCLTCLKDTCTLEEKMLKDPRRLYAPGRLYHIVERKPLRLGRFPPVVRTAVPVDGRFDHVVLSCNATSDHALIWVERESQRALDLMREKDKIMAIPTKQRMKRQEYLAREHSQEYKAALQRAIALDIPQAFSPHTYGTFHEMEGGENSGKSREEILSFNRRRESWDGFVGRLFDEDDSGHMVFKKS; from the exons ATGTCAATCGTCTGTGGACTTCCCATCCTTGAATGTGTGTACTGTTTGGCCTGTGCTCGTTGGGTGTGGCAGAAATGCCTTTATACTGCAGGCCATGAAAGTGAAAACTGGGGCCTAGCCACTGCTGAAGAATTTGAGAATGTGCCTCGCCTTTGTCGCCTAATCTTATTTGGCTATGAAGAAGATATTTGTAACCCGCTTTGGGCTCCCCCTGGAGGCTATGGAATTAATCCTGATTGGGTATTCTTACGTAAAGATTATGAAGATACTTTAGGCCGTGTTACTCCTTATATGATTTACCTTGACCACGATAATGCTGATATAATCCTGGCAGTTAGGGGACTAAATTTAGCTAAGGAAAGTGATTATGCTGTTTTGCTAGATAACAAACTGGGGCAGACAAAATTTGGTGGTGGGTATGTCCACAATGGCTTATTAAAGGCAGCAGAGTGGGTTTTTGATGCAGAGTGTGAGGTTTTGAGGGAATTGGTTGAAAGGAATCCAAATTATAGCCTGACATTTACTGGTCATTCCCTAGGAGCAGGGGTGGTAGCATTGCTGACATTGGTGGTAGTTCAGAATCTGGGTAAATTGGGAAATATTGAGAGAAAGAGGATCAGATGCTATGCTGTAGCTCCTGCTCGGTGTATGTCACTAAATTTGGCTGTCAGATATGCAGATATTATCAGTTCTGTTGTACTCCAG GACGATTTCTTACCTCGGACAACCACTGCCCTGGAAGACGTATTCAAATCACTTATCTG TTTGCCATGTTTATTGTGCCTAACGTGCTTGAAGGATACATGTACCCTGGAGGAGAAGATGCTTAAAGATCCAAGGCGGCTCTATGCACCTGGTCGCCTCTATCACATTGTTGAGCGGAAGCCCTTAAG GTTAGGAAGATTTCCGCCAGTTGTGAGGACGGCAGTGCCTGTGGATGGGAGGTTTGATCACGTGGTTCTCTCTTGCAATGCAACTTCTGACCATGCTCTCATTTGGGTAGAGAGAGAATCACAAAGGGCTCTTGAT TTAATGCGGGAGAAAGATAAAATTATGGCAATCCCAACAAAGCAGAGGATGAAACGTCAGGAGTATCTTGCCCGAGAACACAGCCAGGAATACAAGGCAGCACTTCAGAGAGCCATTGCTTTGGATATCCCTCAAGCATTCTCACCTCATACATATGGAACATTTCATGAAATGGAAGGAGGTGAGAATTCTGGCAAGTCAAGAGAGGAAATCTTATCCTTTAATAGAAGAAGGGAAAGTTGGGATGGATTTGTGGGGCGTCTATTTGATGAGGATGATTCTGGTCACATGGTGTTCAAGAAGTCATAA